Genomic window (Sphingosinicella microcystinivorans):
GGTCAAATCCTCGACGAGCTGCCAGCGCGCGCGCAGCTGGCGCCGTTCGCGCGAGATCGAATCGTCGCCGCGCACGCCGAAGCCGCTGATGCTGTCGTCGAGCTTCACGATCAGGCGGTAGTGGCGCTCGCCGCTCGCGTCCGGCAGGCGGTCGAGCAGCGCCTGCCGCACCAGATAGCCGGATTTCTCCGGGATCACCGGCACGTCGATCCCGGCGAGGATGGTCGCGCCCGGCCCCTTGCTGCCACCCGAATAGACCGGTTGCAGCCCGCAGCCCGCCATCAGCAGGAACAGCAGGGCGGCGGCGCGTCTCATGCGACGAGGTTCACCAGCCGGTCGGGCACCACGATCACCTTGCGCGGGCTCTTGCCGTCGAGCGCGCGCTGCACCTTCTCGCGGGTCAGCACCAGCGCTTCCATGTCCTCGCGCGCCGCGCCCTTCGGCGCTTCCACCTCGTCGCGCAGCTTGCCGTTCACCTGGATGGCGATGGTCACGGTGTCCTGCGCCAGCATGGCGGGGTCCGCCTCCGGCCACGCCGCGTCCACGGCGAGGCCCGCCTCGCCGAGCGCTTCCCGCGCCTCCTCGGCGAGGTGCGGCATGGCGGGCGAGACGAGCTGCACGAGCGTCTTCACCGCGTGGCGGCGCGCCGAGGACGGCGCGGCCTTCTCGATCGCGGCGGCAAGCTCGTAGCTCTTGGCGACGGCCTTGTTGAAGCGCAGCGCCTCGATGTCCGCGGTGATGCCGTCGATGGCGACATGCGCGGCGCGCGTCAGCGCCTCGTCCGCGCCGCCGGCATCGTCCTTCACCTCGTTCACCAGCCGCCAGACGCGCTGCACGAAGCGCCACGCGCCCTCGATGCCCGCCTCGGTCCATTGCAGGTCGCGCTCGGCCGGGGAGTCGGACAGCACGAACCAGCGCACGGCGTCCGCACCGTACTGGTCGAGGATCGGCGAGGGGTCGACGGTGTTCTTCTTCGACTTCGACATCTTCTCGACGCGGCCGACCGTCACCGGTCCCGTGGTCGCCGTTTCGACGAGGTTGCCCTCGCGCCGCTCGACCTCGCTCGGCAGCAGCCAGCGGCCGTCGGCGGCGCGGTACGTCTCGTGCGTCACCATGCCCTGCGTGAAGAGCTGCCGGAACGGTTCCTCGAGGTCGATGAGGCCGCAAGCTTTGAGCGCGCGCGTCCAGAAGCGTGCGTAGAGCAGGTGCAGGATCGCGTGCTCGACGCCGCCGATATACTGGTTCACCGGCAGCCAGCTTTCCGCCTCGGCGCGGTCGAAGGGCCTGTCCTTCGGCTGGCTGGCGAAGCGGATGAAATACCAGCTCGAATCCGCGAACGTGTCGAGCGTGTCGGTCTCGCGCCGCGCCGGCTTGCCGCATTTCGGGCAATCGGCGTTCTTCCACGTCGGATGGTGCTCCAGCGGGTTGCCCGGCGTGTCGAAGGTGACGTCGGTGGGCAGCCGCACCGGAAGCTGGTCCTCCGGCACCGGCACCACGCCGCAATCGCCGCAATGGATCACCGGTATCGGGGTACCCCAATAGCGCTGGCGCGAGACGCCCCAGTCGCGCAGGCGGAACTGCGTCGTGCCCTCGCCCCAGCCCTCCGCCTCGGCGCGCGCGATGACGGCGGCGATGGCGTCGTCCACCTCCATGCCGTCGAGGAAGCCGGAGTTCACGAGGCGCCCGGGGCCGACATAGGCCTCGTCGCCGATCGGCGCGTCCGCGTCGCCGACGACGCGCGTCACCGGAAGCTGGTATTTCCGCGCGAAATCGAGGTCGCGCTGGTCGTGCGCCGGGCAACCGAAGACGGCGCCGGTGCCGTACTCCATCAGCACGAAGTTCGCGGCGAACACCGGCAGCGTCCACGCCGGGTCGAGCGGATGCACGACGCGCAGGCCCGTGTCGTAGCCCTTCTTTTCGGCGGTCTCGATGGTCTCGGCGGACGTACCGGTCTTGCGGCACTCCTCGATGAAGGCGGCAAGGCCAGCATCCTTCGCGGCCAGCCCGGCCGCGAGCGGATGGTCGGCGGCGATGGCGGCGAAGCTCGCGCCGAACAGCGTGTCCGGGCGCGTCGTGAACACGTCGAGGCCGTCGTCGCGGCCTTCGATCGCGAAGCGGAACTTGAGGCCCCGGCTTCGGCCGATCCAGTTCTCCTGCATCAGCCGCACCTTGTCCGGCCACTGGTCGAGGCCGGAAAGCCCGTCGAGCAGGTCGTCGGCGAAGGCGGTGATCTTCAGGAACCACTGGCTGAGCAGGCGGCGCTCCACGGGCGCGCCGGAGCGCCAGCCCTTGCCGTCGATCACCTGCTCGTTGGCGAGCACGGTCATGTCGACCGGGTCCCAGTTGACGTAGCTTTCCTTGCGATAGACGAGGCCCGCCTCGTACATCTTCAGGAACAGCGCCTGCTCGTGGCCGTAGTATTCGGCGTCGCAGGTCGCGAACTCGCGGCTCCAGTCGAGCGCGAAGCCGAGGCTCCTGAACTGCTCGCGCATCGCGGCGATGTTCTGCCGCGTCCAGCTTTCGGGGTGCGTCTTCTTCTCGAAGGCGGCGTTCTCGGCGGGCATCCCGAAGGCGTCCCAGCCCATCGGGTGCAGCACCTCGAAGCCGCGCGCGCGGCGGAAGCGCGCGATCACGTCGCCCATCGTGTAGTTGCGCACGTGGCCCATGTGCAGACGCCCCGACGGATAGGGGAACATCTCCAGCACGTAGGTCTTGGGCTTTTCGGAGGCGCTGTCCGCCGCGAAGGCCTGGCGCTCTTCCCAAATGCGTTGCCAGCGGCCGTCGGCGACCGCGGGATTGAATCGCGTCATCGGCCCTCAGCCCTGATACACGGCCCTGCGCATGTCGCGGGC
Coding sequences:
- the leuS gene encoding leucine--tRNA ligase encodes the protein MTRFNPAVADGRWQRIWEERQAFAADSASEKPKTYVLEMFPYPSGRLHMGHVRNYTMGDVIARFRRARGFEVLHPMGWDAFGMPAENAAFEKKTHPESWTRQNIAAMREQFRSLGFALDWSREFATCDAEYYGHEQALFLKMYEAGLVYRKESYVNWDPVDMTVLANEQVIDGKGWRSGAPVERRLLSQWFLKITAFADDLLDGLSGLDQWPDKVRLMQENWIGRSRGLKFRFAIEGRDDGLDVFTTRPDTLFGASFAAIAADHPLAAGLAAKDAGLAAFIEECRKTGTSAETIETAEKKGYDTGLRVVHPLDPAWTLPVFAANFVLMEYGTGAVFGCPAHDQRDLDFARKYQLPVTRVVGDADAPIGDEAYVGPGRLVNSGFLDGMEVDDAIAAVIARAEAEGWGEGTTQFRLRDWGVSRQRYWGTPIPVIHCGDCGVVPVPEDQLPVRLPTDVTFDTPGNPLEHHPTWKNADCPKCGKPARRETDTLDTFADSSWYFIRFASQPKDRPFDRAEAESWLPVNQYIGGVEHAILHLLYARFWTRALKACGLIDLEEPFRQLFTQGMVTHETYRAADGRWLLPSEVERREGNLVETATTGPVTVGRVEKMSKSKKNTVDPSPILDQYGADAVRWFVLSDSPAERDLQWTEAGIEGAWRFVQRVWRLVNEVKDDAGGADEALTRAAHVAIDGITADIEALRFNKAVAKSYELAAAIEKAAPSSARRHAVKTLVQLVSPAMPHLAEEAREALGEAGLAVDAAWPEADPAMLAQDTVTIAIQVNGKLRDEVEAPKGAAREDMEALVLTREKVQRALDGKSPRKVIVVPDRLVNLVA
- the lptE gene encoding LPS assembly lipoprotein LptE: MRRAAALLFLLMAGCGLQPVYSGGSKGPGATILAGIDVPVIPEKSGYLVRQALLDRLPDASGERHYRLIVKLDDSISGFGVRGDDSISRERRQLRARWQLVEDLTGTVLIDAAARSDAGIDIVSSEYAVIAAENAALERLSEDIAQQIIARVALFARSEAAR